Part of the Gracilimonas sp. genome is shown below.
ACTGGGCCAGTACAATTACAGGAAGTATGTGGGCAGGGATCTTTTTATCCATGGCTGCAAAGAAACGAAAGGCGGCTGAAATTGACAAAAGGTATTTTATAAAGAGCATCATGATTAGTATTTCTACAAAATCCCCTCCTCACCAACCCGAAACCAATAATGTCTCTGTCCGTAGGTCGTTCTTGATGTAAAGATTTATCTAATCATGTACTAACCTCAATTCGCCATGAAAAAACTTAGCCTGTTATTAATCTGCTTATTTATCAGCTTTACAGCTTTCGCTCAAACAGAATTAGAACTCATCCAGGAAACCCTAACCGATTATATAGAAGGAACCGCCAACGGAGAACCGGACCGCTTGCATAAAGCTTTTCATCCCGACTTTAATTTATATACCGTGATTGGTGACGACAGTCTCAGGGTTTGGGATGGCCAGGATTATATTTCGGGATTCCGGGAGGGACGAAAAAGCACCCGCATTGGCCGGATTATTTCTATCGATCATGAGAACAATGCAGCAACTGCCAAAGTGGAAATTGTAATGCCGAATCGTGGTGTATATACCGATTATTTCCTGCTCCTGAAGTTGAAAGAGGGCTGGAAAATCATCCATAAAACTTATACCGGGCGGGATTTTTATGGTGACAAGGAATAATCTTCTGACGATTAATCCCGAAGGTAAATACCGGCATTAATTGCTTTTTGGCGTCCCTCGGAACTTATATCCTTTTCGTGAGCCATGTAGATCTGGACGGATTTCGTAAACGATTCGCTGTGATTGTACTCTTCCGAAATTTCGCTGTGTGAGATCTCAGATTTTTTATCCGAGTCTTTGTCCAGAATAAAAAAATAGCTGTAGCCATTCTGTATGGTTAGTTCTGCACAACGCCGGAGTAACATATGCTGCACATCGGTTGGCGAAGTGCGGGAGTTTCCGCTAAAGGAAACCAAATAGCTTTGCTCTGTAAGCTGCTTCTCGGTAAAACCATGGCCTCGCCAGTTTTCAGGGTGATAAGATGTTGCACATCCGGCTATAAATAAAGTGGTCAGAAAAAGGGATAGGGAAATTAATCGTAATTGCATCGGGCACCTCTTTTTTATGAAGAGATATCGCTTTTCGGGCATTGATGAAATTACATGTACATGCGATCAGGAATTGAATTGCCGGGGTTTATTCTGAACCAAAGCACCAGTCAAGGTTGCCAAGCCACTTACCAATCCTCCTAACATCCCGGTAATCAGAACCACCAGCAATGGCGAGCCGACCTGGAGCATTTCGGCAATACGGGTTGAAAGTATGGCATCGTTGGCAAAGTGAATATACAGAGCCTGCCCGCCCCAAAGGATGAACAGCGCCAGGAAACCAAATACAAAAGACGGACCTGCTTTCTCATTAAACCACCAACCAAATACAAGCCCTGGTATGGCGATACTCCACCAGGGCAAAAAGAGATTCAGCAAAAAAGCCGTAATTAGAATAAAAATCATCAACAACATAAGGATCCGGTTATATCAAAAAATGACTGTGGGAGTGTAGTAATTATTTCTGAAAACTTTCACTTTTTTCAGCTACTCTCAAGATCCTCCAAGCGGCCGGATGACCTTGGAGCGTTCGATGGCTAATTAAGCTCTCTATCCCTTTGCAAACACCGCAACGCTTCCAGGACCTACGGACGCTGAAAGGTTGCTTTGAATTCACCCCTCTTTTTGCTTCATTCCTTCATGATCAGATATTTACTTTTATCCCTGCTTTTTATTTCCGGGTGCACCGAAAAGTCCACTCCAGATGAAACTGAACAGACTGGACAGTTCATCACCATTTTGGGCATTGCACAGGATGCCGGTTTCCCGCAGGCTGATTGCCAAAAAGAGCATTGCCAACAATTTTGGAAAGGAGAGGTAAAGAAGCGGCTTGTTGTAAGTCTTGGATTAACCGATCAATCCACCGGCCAAAACTGGATGTTTGAGGCCACTCCTGATTTCACCGCTCAGCTGCATCAGCTTAAAAAAACTAGCGCCAATGAAGATCTTTCCGGTGTGTTTTTAACTCATGCGCACATTGGTCACTATACCGGGTTGATGTATCTCGGTCATGAGGTGATGGGTGCATCAGAAGTGCCGGTTTATACTATGCCACGGATGAAATCCTACCTGCAAGCCAACGGACCTTGGAGCCAACTGGTTACCATGGATAATATCTCATTCCAACAACTTCGCTCTGATTCTACCATCCGACTAACTCCAAACCTGTCCGTAACTCCGTTTTTAGTTCCTCACCGGGATGAGTACTCTGAAACAGTTGGCTATAGAATCAGTTCCCCAAATAAGGATGTGCTATTCATTCCGGATATTAATAAATGGCATATTTGGGAAAAGAACATCATCGAAGAAATTGCCGATGTGGATCTCGCTCTACTTGATGGTACTTTCTATGATTCTGCAGAACTACCTGGCCGGGATATGAGTGAAATCCCGCACCCTTATGTAGAGGAAAGCATTGAGCTTTTCAAAGACCTGCCCGAATCCGAAAAAGCCAAAGTGATGTTCATTCATTTTAATCATACAAATCCGCTTATTCTGGATAGCCCCGAGCGCAGGAAAGTAGAAAAGCTGGGATTCAAAGTTGCTTCAGAAGGATTAACCCTCCGGCTATGAAAAACTTTCTGAATATATCTCCGGTTCTTCCTGCCAATGACGTGAAAGCTGAAATTGAATTTTTTGAGCGGCTGGGATTTAAAAACGTTTACGATTCTCTGAATTATTCCGACAAATTAGACTATGCCGTTCTTCACCGGGATGGGCAGAATGTCCATCTTCAGTTTCAATTTGAAAAGGACATGCCCGCGAAAGATGCCGCCCAACAAATCAAAATTTGGGTAAATGATTTAGATGCCCTGGAGTCAGAGTTCAGAGAACAAGGTTTCGACATCAAGCGAAGAGATAACACTCCATGGGGAACCAATGAATTTGGCTTCTACTCCCCGGCTCATAATGCAATTATCTTTGTTCAGGACCTGGATTAATTACCAGTCACCAACCTGAGGATTTAAAACCGACTTTAATTTTGTGTAATTTATAAGTTACATATATATTAAAGTAACTTTTGAGTTACCTGTTATTCCATAAACAGCCTTTAACACCCAATGGGGATACTTATGAATATTCCGGATTTAGATGTTTTCCAGGTAATAGCCGACCCAAGTCGAAGAAAAATTCTTGAAATGCTAACCCGGGAAACACATACGATAAACTCTTTAGCCGAAAATTTTGACATCAGCAGACCCGCCATTTCCAAGCATGTAAATATCCTTCACGATAACGGCTTTATCACTATCACAAATAAGGGAAGGGAACGTCACTGTTCTTTACACACCGATGGATTTCTGGAAGTACAGCGATGGCTTAGCTTCTTTACCGACTTCTGGAGAAAGAAGATCAGCGACTCATAGCCATAATTGACTTTCCCCGCTGCAAACAGACTTTAACTTGGGATTAGAAATCATTTTTGTAGATTCGATCATTATCTAACTCAATAGAAATCTATGCGCCGGTTATTACTGTTTGTCCTGTTCTTTGTCTCCACTTCAACCCTGCAAGCCCAAAGCTATTATCCCGGAAGCTGGGGTGATTGGGAGAAAAAATCACCGGAAGAAGTGGGCATGAATGCTGAAAAAATTCAGGCAGCCATTGAATATGCCCTGGCCGAAGAGACCGATAATCCCCGCAGCATGGAAGAAAACCATTACGGCACTTTTGGTCGTGAGCCGTTTGGGGATGGAATCGGGCCGTTTAAAGACCGCGGCGAACAAACCGGTATTATTGTAAAAGACGGGTACATCATTGCAGAATGGGGTGAACCGTTCCGGGTTGATATGACGCACAGCGTCACCAAAAGCTTCTTAACCACCACCGTTGGGGTTGCCTATGATCGCGGCTTAATCCGGGATGTAAACGACAAAGTAGAGGCTTACATGGCTCCGATTTATTTCATGGAGTGGGATAACAACCAAAACAAAGCCGACCGGCTTAAAGAGCCAAAAGTGTTTGAACCATTCAAAGGAGAACATAACTCCAAAATCACCTGGAACCACCTGTTACGTCAAACTTCTGATTGGGAAGGAACCCTGTGGGGCAAACCTGACTGGGCCGACCGACCATCCGGCGATCGATCGGAGTGGATGACCCGCGAGCGGCATGAACCCGGAACCGAATGGGAATACAATGATGATCGCGTGAACCTGCTGGCTCTTGCCGCAATGAATGTGCTAAGAGAGCCGCTACCTAAAGTGCTTCGTGAAGAGGTTATGGATAAAATCGGAGCATCTCCTACCTGGCGCTGGATGGGATATGAAAACTCATGGGTAATTATAGACGGACAACAAATGCAAGCCGTAAGCGGTGGAGGGCATTGGGGCGGAGGCATGTTTATCAGCGCCCGAGACCAGGCCCGGTTTGGACTGTTAACATTAAGGAACGGCCGATGGAAAGATGAACAGATTATTTCTGAAGAATGGAATAAAATGGCCCAAACTCCTACCGAAGCCAATTCTAATTATGGCTTTATGAACTGGTTCTTAAATGTGAATAAAGACCGGCTTCCAAGTGCCCCAACTACCGCTTTCTTTCACCTTGGCGCCGGCACAAACATGGTCTATGTAGATCAGGAAAATGATCTGGTTATTGTCGCACGATGGATTAAAGGAAGCGCTATGGATGGGGTTGTAAAACGTGTGTTAGAAGCTGTTGAATGATTAATCTTAATTAGCACTACCTTCTTATTTTTAAATTAATTACCCTACTCAGGTAAATTTTAATAAGATCATTTAATTGTACCCATGCCTGCATCCAAGTTCAGCGGTTTAGTTCTCCTTTTTTTTGCGCTTACCTTTTCCAATGTCTTCGCTCAATATGCGGACTTGCCTATTACCATCGAAGTGGAGTATAACGATGAAGGTGAGCCCACTTTTTATGCTAAGAACAAGTCGCTGACTCCATATACCGTAAGCCTTGATTTCTCGTCGGTAAGTAACGCCATGCCTCCCAATCCAAATCCCTATAAAAAAACAGCGCGCTTTGGAAAGACACGCCTTCTTGAGATCAAAAAATCAGGATTGTCTGATTCTTATGTAAGGTTTTCATACACCTACTCTTATAATATCGGATGCCTGGATACAGAACCGGATGAGCTGGAGTATTTACTCCCCGTTGCTACAGGAAAAGCCACTGAAATATTCGGACTCAGCCATATTGGTGAATTGTTTGATAAAGAAACTCCCGATGATTTCTATGCG
Proteins encoded:
- a CDS encoding nuclear transport factor 2 family protein, which gives rise to MKKLSLLLICLFISFTAFAQTELELIQETLTDYIEGTANGEPDRLHKAFHPDFNLYTVIGDDSLRVWDGQDYISGFREGRKSTRIGRIISIDHENNAATAKVEIVMPNRGVYTDYFLLLKLKEGWKIIHKTYTGRDFYGDKE
- a CDS encoding MBL fold metallo-hydrolase, yielding MIRYLLLSLLFISGCTEKSTPDETEQTGQFITILGIAQDAGFPQADCQKEHCQQFWKGEVKKRLVVSLGLTDQSTGQNWMFEATPDFTAQLHQLKKTSANEDLSGVFLTHAHIGHYTGLMYLGHEVMGASEVPVYTMPRMKSYLQANGPWSQLVTMDNISFQQLRSDSTIRLTPNLSVTPFLVPHRDEYSETVGYRISSPNKDVLFIPDINKWHIWEKNIIEEIADVDLALLDGTFYDSAELPGRDMSEIPHPYVEESIELFKDLPESEKAKVMFIHFNHTNPLILDSPERRKVEKLGFKVASEGLTLRL
- a CDS encoding metalloregulator ArsR/SmtB family transcription factor yields the protein MGILMNIPDLDVFQVIADPSRRKILEMLTRETHTINSLAENFDISRPAISKHVNILHDNGFITITNKGRERHCSLHTDGFLEVQRWLSFFTDFWRKKISDS
- a CDS encoding serine hydrolase, with the protein product MRRLLLFVLFFVSTSTLQAQSYYPGSWGDWEKKSPEEVGMNAEKIQAAIEYALAEETDNPRSMEENHYGTFGREPFGDGIGPFKDRGEQTGIIVKDGYIIAEWGEPFRVDMTHSVTKSFLTTTVGVAYDRGLIRDVNDKVEAYMAPIYFMEWDNNQNKADRLKEPKVFEPFKGEHNSKITWNHLLRQTSDWEGTLWGKPDWADRPSGDRSEWMTRERHEPGTEWEYNDDRVNLLALAAMNVLREPLPKVLREEVMDKIGASPTWRWMGYENSWVIIDGQQMQAVSGGGHWGGGMFISARDQARFGLLTLRNGRWKDEQIISEEWNKMAQTPTEANSNYGFMNWFLNVNKDRLPSAPTTAFFHLGAGTNMVYVDQENDLVIVARWIKGSAMDGVVKRVLEAVE